The following coding sequences lie in one Trichoderma breve strain T069 chromosome 1, whole genome shotgun sequence genomic window:
- a CDS encoding ankyrin repeats (3 copies) domain-containing protein produces MLAPGMMEEDTITVEGSSRINMLTGKSECTMEETNRKPALLRIPNEIIGQIGAYLEEKGDIAAFVRTCRLFNVMFGDVLYQRDQMYHKYKQDSCLTWAANRDKVDTLKRAIKAGIRLKDHPYLIFVVSCTGSPKCAELVLSTPGINPMAEDDRGWTPITLAASFGHANIVKKLVEHGASCTALTSFGWSPISVACCRGSLGVAKLLLDEYGVSMEGDYGINWSALRSAATFGHADILTYLLKRGADPTPEAGGWSCLHIAADGGHTEAVQVLLGHGFNPSAVADENGWTPLTLAADKGHYDTVELLLDRGVNTEQRCTNRWTALCMAANRGDLRMAMLLVSRGADVMAKAVGGWSPITLAATNGHLDIVNLLLAYGADIHMKTLSGWTPLMAASDGGHASLANILLICGADVRNSSTTGWNSLICAADGRHLQTSRILLSHGADIMATTIAGYTPGIRAAYAGSYRLLNIFLKTKGFRLDHLDTLGRSAFFHAAMRGHTKVIKRLLPLTSMANARDKFGSTPIFAAARNGHRKVVELLINEGFADFAERDFLNCTLFAHAQRSNRRQFVKYLKRHAKQANIPIWLEDPAGKKTQHRWDHATCHCNVCGRASVHVEQAYVCEDCNGGMVLCAECINAGQTCNNINHIWTAHHCMWNDDFGWTPPYCLADANLRKIIEVDDNGDALTDVEEEV; encoded by the coding sequence ATGCTAGCCCCAGgcatgatggaagaagacacaATCACCGTGGAAGGAAGCAGCAGAATCAACATGCTCACGGGGAAAAGCGAATGCACAATGGAGGAGACGAACAGAAAACCTGCGCTGCTTCGCATTCCAAATGAAATCATCGGACAGATCGGAGCATACCTCGAAGAAAAGGGCGATATTGCTGCTTTCGTGAGGACATGCCGTCTCTTCAACGTCATGTTTGGCGATGTTTTATACCAGCGAGATCAGATGTATCATAAGTACAAGCAAGATTCCTGCCTCACGTGGGCCGCCAACCGGGACAAGGTAGACACCCTTAAGAGAGCTATCAAAGCCGGCATCCGCTTGAAAGACCACCCATATCTCATTTTCGTTGTCTCGTGCACTGGAAGCCCCAAATGCGCTGAGCTGGTGCTGTCGACTCCTGGAATCAACCCAATGGCTGAAGACGATCGAGGGTGGACACCCATCACCCTCGCTGCTAGCTTTGGGCACgccaacattgtcaagaagTTGGTAGAGCATGGAGCTAGCTGTACAGCGCTTACAAGCTTTGGCTGGTCACCCATCAGCGTGGCCTGTTGCCGTGGGAGCCTCGGCGTTGCGAAGCTCTTGTTAGACGAGTATGGCGTGTCGATGGAGGGCGATTACGGGATCAACTGGTCAGCGCTGAGGTCGGCCGCTACTTTCGGCCACGCAGACATCCTGACCTATCTTCTCAAACGAGGGGCTGATCCAACCCCCGAGGCGGGTGGTTGGAGTTGTCTGCACATAGCAGCTGATGGCGGACACACCGAGGCAGTACAAgtgcttcttggccacgGTTTCAACCCTTCAGCTGTTGCAGACGAAAACGGCTGGACTCCCTTAACCCTTGCCGCCGACAAAGGACATTACGATACAGTTGAGCTGCTATTGGATCGAGGTGTTAATACCGAGCAGAGATGTACCAATCGATGGACAGCTCTCTGCATGGCTGCAAACCGCGGCGACCTGAGAATGGCCATGCTCCTGGTTAGCCGTGGAGCAGatgtcatggccaaggccgtCGGTGGGTGGAGTCCTATAACACTGGCTGCCACAAATGGCCACCTGGATATAGTCAATCTATTGCTCGCCTACGGGGCTGACATTCATATGAAGACCCTGTCGGGTTGGACGCCGCTCATGGCAGCTTCGGACGGCGGCCACGCCTCACTGGccaacatcctcctcatctgcGGAGCTGATGTGCGGAACAGCAGCACAACAGGGTGGAATTCTTTGATTTGCGCTGCAGATGGCCGTCACTTGCAGACCTCGAGGATCCTCTTAAGCCACGGTGCCGATATCATGGCTACCACTATCGCAGGTTATACCCCAGGTATCAGAGCAGCCTATGCAGGAAGTTACCGTCTGTTGAACATATTTCTCAAGACGAAGGGTTTCCGGCTTGATCACCTGGATACCCTAGGTCGCTCGGCATTCTTCCACGCCGCGATGCGAGGGCACACAAAGGTAATCAAGAGGCTATTACCCTTGACCAGCATGGCCAACGCGAGAGACAAGTTTGGGTCGACTCCCATCTTCGCGGCTGCTAGAAACGGACACCGCAAAGTGGTGGAGCTTCTCATCAACGAAGGTTTTGCAGATTTTGCCGAGAGAGACTTTCTGAACTGCACTCTTTTTGCCCACGCCCAGCGATCTAATAGGAGGCAGTTTGTCAAGTACCTCAAGAGGCACGCCAAGCAAGCCAACATCCCCATCTGGCTGGAGGATCCGGCGGGCAAAAAGACACAGCACAGGTGGGATCACGCAACATGCCACTGCAACGTCTGCGGCCGAGCCAGTGTCCATGTGGAGCAGGCGTATGTCTGCGAAGACTGCAACGGCGGCATGGTGCTTTGCGCGGAATGTATCAACGCGGGCCAGACGTGTAATAACATCAACCACATTTGGACCGCGCATCATTGTATGTGGAACGACGACTTTGGCTGGACGCCGCCTTATTGTTTGGCCGATGCCAATTTACGCAAGATTATTGAAGTTGATGATAATGGGGATGCACTTACAGATGTGGAAGAGGAAGTATAG